Proteins found in one Dermacentor silvarum isolate Dsil-2018 chromosome 8, BIME_Dsil_1.4, whole genome shotgun sequence genomic segment:
- the LOC119461600 gene encoding uncharacterized protein LOC119461600, with product MGIAKLYRAVTKLKQPFRFLAHLSLCGFISGFLFVLTGVLLLVFYGSNIREDDAIKRIPTWIGIIATGSGIMFLFVGVTLTILLCKLFNQQAAREGDHMHIQRFPSQPGLYPVQATNGGASGDAQDTAETEKLT from the exons ATGGGCATCGCCAAGCTGTACCGGGCCGTGACCAAGTTGAAGCAACCGTTTCGCTTCCTGGCCCACCTGTCCCTTTGCGGGTTCATCAGCGGCTTCCTGTTCGTACTCACCGGCGTGCTGCTGCTCGTTTTCTACGGGTCCAACATTCGCGAGGACGACGCTATCAAGCG AATACCAACGTGGATCGGCATCATCGCCACAGGCAGCGGGATCATGTTTCTCTTTGTGGGTGTCACTCTGACCATCTTGCTGTGTAAGCTCTTCAACCAGCAGGCAGCCAGAGAG gGAGATCACATGCACATCCAGCGCTTCCCTTCCCAGCCAGGCCTGTACCCAGTTCAGGCTACAAACGGTGGTGCCTCCGGCGACGCACAGGACACAGCCGAGACCGAAAAGCTCACCTGA